The genomic stretch AAGGTGAGCTATCACGCCACCGCACTTTCAGTTGGCACATTGAACCTTTCCCCAATGCCAACATGGATCCCAAGTCGCTCGAAGTGAACGGCATCAAGCCTTTCAGCCCCTTGCGCATGGCTGTCCCTGAGCCGAAAGCGATGGAAGAATTCTTCAAGGTCATCCGCAAGGAAGTGAAGGTTAACCGTTGCAGTCGCGCCATTCTGGTTGGTCACAATGCACCGTTTGACCTGAACTTTGTGCACGCGGCCTCAGAACGCATTAAAGCCACCCGCAACCCCTTCCACCCCTTCAGCACGCTGGACACGGTTTCCTTGGGTGCGGTGATGTATGGGCAAACGGTATTGGCGCGACTGGCGCAAGCAGCAGGCATGGGCTGGGATGCAGATTCAGCGCACTCAGCCGTGTATGATGCTGAAAAAACAGCAGATTTATTTTGCCATTTCGTGAATACCTGGCAAACACTCGACGCAGCGTTTAAAGCTGTCGAGAATTAAGATGTAGGGTGGGTGGAGCGGAACGCGATACCCACCGCGTCGGTGAAATGGTGGGTATCGTTCCTCCACCCACCCTACAAAATTACTTCCCTGTCTTCAATTTTTCCCAATAGCCGTCATACACTTTCATAGCGTCGCCGACATCCTGCTGGAATTCACTGGCTTTAACGATGTCTGCGGGCGGGAAAATCACCGGGTTATTTTGGGTATCCTCATCCAGTAACTCCTTGGACGCCATGTTGGGAGTGCTGTAGCCCAGCTCTTCGACCACTTGCTGACCCACTTCAGGGCGCAACATGTAATCAATGAACTTGTGGGCATTCTCGACATGTTCCGCACCAACCGGGATCGCAAAACTGTCTACCCAGAAACCCGCGCCTTCCTTGGGAAAAATGTACTGGATATCCGGGTTCTCCTGTTGCGCCATGATGACTTCACCGCTCCAGATCATTCCCAGATTCACATCGCCTGCCAGAAACGGTTCACGCGGTGCATCTGCATTGAATACCAGCACGTTGGGCATCAGCTTTTTCAGGTCTTCGTAAGCCGTTTTGATTTCATCCGGGTTGGTGGTATTGGTGGAAAAGCCGTTCTTTTTCAGCGCCATGTGGAATACTTCACGCACATCATCGGTCAGCAACAACTTCCCTTGCCACTTTTCATCCCACAAATCTGCCCATGAAGTGATGGTAGCAGGGTCAATTTCCTTGGCATTCACGCCAATGCCGGTGCTGCCCCACAGGTAGGGGACGCTGTATTCATTGCCGGGGTCATAGGGTTTGTCCAGCAAATCAGGCGAAAGGTTTTTCAGGTTGGGAAGCTTGGCAGGGTCAATCTTCTGCAATAAACCTTCCTGACGCATCTTCGACACCAGATAGGAGGATGGCACCACAATGTCGTAACCCTTGCCCTTTTGCAGCTTGATCTTGGAGTACATCACCTCGTTATTTTCGTAGGTGGAATACTCGACCTTGATGCCGGTTTCCTTGGTGAAATCTGCCAGCGTACTTTCGGGAATGTATTCTGCCCAGTTGTAAACCACGAGTTTTTCTTCAGCGTGCAGCGCCGTTGTCGCCGCCATCAGCACAGCAGCCAGTAAAGCAGGGATTGTTTTCATGTCAGTGTTTTCTCCTGAGTAGCAAAGTTGAGAACGTAACCAAAAGCAGTGACAGCGCCAGCAACAGGGTTGCCAACACATTCACTTCGGGCGAAACACCGACCTTGACCATCGAAAACACCCGGATCGGCAGGATTTCAAAGCTGGGGCCGGTCACAAACGAGCTGATGATTACATCATCTAATGATAGGGTAAAGCTCAATAACCACCCCGCGACAATCGCCGGAAACACCAACGGGAAGATAATCAGGCGAAAAATACGGCTTTCACTCGCCCCCAAATCCTGCGCAGCCTCCAACAAATATTGATCGAAACCTTTGAGTTGCGCATACACCGTAATCACCACAAACGGCAGGCAAAAGGTGATGTGCGCAATCAGCAACGACCAGAAACCAAGCTGGATACCCAACGCAATAAAGATCACCAAAAAGGTAATCGCCAGCACAATATCTGGCGACATCATCACAATGAACAACAACCCGCTGGAGGTGGCCTTGAGCGGGAAACGGTAACGGTACAAGGCCAGCGCCATCAAGGTTCCGATAAGGGTTGCTGCCGTCGCCGCCAGCGTCGCGATTAGCAAGGAATTCAGGAAAGCCTGCGCCAACGCCTCATTTTCCCAGAGTTTGGCGTACCAATTGAGGGTGAAGCCTTTCCACTCATAACCGTATTTGGAAACGTTGAAGGAATTGATCACCAGAAT from Thiothrix litoralis encodes the following:
- the rnt gene encoding ribonuclease T translates to MTDDIEIIPIAGRFRGFLPVVVDVETGGFDCRKDALLEVAAVVLRIDEKGELSRHRTFSWHIEPFPNANMDPKSLEVNGIKPFSPLRMAVPEPKAMEEFFKVIRKEVKVNRCSRAILVGHNAPFDLNFVHAASERIKATRNPFHPFSTLDTVSLGAVMYGQTVLARLAQAAGMGWDADSAHSAVYDAEKTADLFCHFVNTWQTLDAAFKAVEN
- a CDS encoding extracellular solute-binding protein — encoded protein: MKTIPALLAAVLMAATTALHAEEKLVVYNWAEYIPESTLADFTKETGIKVEYSTYENNEVMYSKIKLQKGKGYDIVVPSSYLVSKMRQEGLLQKIDPAKLPNLKNLSPDLLDKPYDPGNEYSVPYLWGSTGIGVNAKEIDPATITSWADLWDEKWQGKLLLTDDVREVFHMALKKNGFSTNTTNPDEIKTAYEDLKKLMPNVLVFNADAPREPFLAGDVNLGMIWSGEVIMAQQENPDIQYIFPKEGAGFWVDSFAIPVGAEHVENAHKFIDYMLRPEVGQQVVEELGYSTPNMASKELLDEDTQNNPVIFPPADIVKASEFQQDVGDAMKVYDGYWEKLKTGK
- the potC gene encoding spermidine/putrescine ABC transporter permease PotC; its protein translation is MKILKWSFIAAIFAYLYLPIAILVINSFNVSKYGYEWKGFTLNWYAKLWENEALAQAFLNSLLIATLAATAATLIGTLMALALYRYRFPLKATSSGLLFIVMMSPDIVLAITFLVIFIALGIQLGFWSLLIAHITFCLPFVVITVYAQLKGFDQYLLEAAQDLGASESRIFRLIIFPLVFPAIVAGWLLSFTLSLDDVIISSFVTGPSFEILPIRVFSMVKVGVSPEVNVLATLLLALSLLLVTFSTLLLRRKH